The sequence tcaattttaattacataatacttgtatatccttttttacaatatttgtcTCATAGCAATGTTTATGTTCCCTAGTTTCCATATATATAGTATTCCTTAAAATCAGTCAGTATTGACCAACAAATAGTAACAATCAAAGGATATATGAAAAAGGATATCTTccattttctaaagatttttcTCAATTATAAGCCTTTGTATggttaacaacaaaaacaaattcagaGTGGGACTATAAGAGGATCTTgagataataataatttaaacaattttaaaaatttaggaaaaaggATAATAGATTTCTAAGcgaatttttaacttaaaataagaaGCAATTCTTCTCGTTATGAAGacaattttattcatatttagcttttaagtgagacatatataatttttaacattaatattttcatgtttttttcttattgtgtGGAATCTTTTTGGCATGTTCACAGTCtgaattttaattagaaaatcgAATTATTATGAGTTTCATAAAAATGGGTCACAACAAAATGTCCCTTTTGTGCAATTAAATCCATCTGGCATCACGTTTATTGCCACTCAgagttgatttttttctttatcctCTTTCCCTTTTCATTCGTTTATTAAAATCCAACAGCTGTttgatatattttctttattattcttACCTTGAATGTGTCATTAATTAAAGTGCAACTGCTTTAATTGGcagtagaaatattttaatataattttatcataactaaaacGCCATACGATAACTGTTGAACTAAAAACCTTGCTCTAAAGCCAAAGTTTAGTAAACACCAGGAACCAGCATGGACTTTACATCGTTTGCCAAAGCCAGCAACGCTGATGCGACTAATAATAGTGGCACCGATTCAACAAAAACTCCGGAAGAATTACACTTTTGGAAACATGTAGAGTATATTGAAAATCATGGTAAAGATCAGGATGACTATGAATATTGTATGACAGAATTTCTACGCATGTCTGGCATATATTGGGGTGTCACCGCTTTGGATATTATGAATCAATTGGACCGCCTTGACCGGCCCTCAATTATTGAGTTTATCAAACGTTGCCAGTGTCCGACGACAGGTGGTTTTGCACCGTGTGAAGGTCATGACCCCCATATATTATATACTTTATCTGCAGTGCAGATATTGTGTATTTACGATGCCCTACAGGAAATCGACTGTGAGGCCGTGGTCAAATACGTTGTCTCATTGCAGCAAATCGATGGCAGTTTCTTTGGGGATCGTTGGGGTGAAGTTGATACACGTTTCTCGTTTTGTGCCGTTGCCATATTGACATTGTTGAAAAAGGACTTGGGTTGTACCATCGATGTGGAAAAGGCTGTGCAATTTGTTATGTTGTGCTGTAATCAAACTGATGGCGGTTTTGGTTCAAAGCCAGGAGCTGAATCACATGCTGGTAGGTGTTATTAAGTGGTTTTAAATATTACCCTTTTAATggtttaaaattcttttaggCCTTATTTACTGTTGTGTGGGATTTTTGTCTTTAACCCAACGTTTACATCTGCTAGATGTGGACAAATTAGGCTGGTGGTTGTGTGAACGTCAATTGCCTTCTGGTGGCCTTAATGGCAGACCTGAAAAACTGCCCGATGTGTGTTACTCGTGGTGGGTTTTGGCTTCATTAACTATAATGGGCCGTTTGCATTGGATTAGTGCCGAAaagttaaaacaatttatactCTCCTGTCAAGACAACGAAACTGGTGGTTTTGCTGATCGCACTGGCAATTTGCCTGATATTTTCCACACTCTCTTTGGCATAGGCGCTTTATCGTTATTGGGCTTTGATGGTCTCAAACCCATTAATCCTACACTCTGTATGCCTCAATATGTCATGGATCGTTTGGATATTAAACCTCAAATATTAGAAAGACCTTAAATGAAGGCTGCTGCTACATCAGTTGGCGGAGATGAACGAACGATTTTATTGTCAGTTTACATTTGAAAAGACGAAAGCTTTATATGAAAGCTTAAGAAAGCATAAAATAACTCTAATAACTTTCTTCTAACACTTTTTCTAACTAAGTGCACTGGATCTACTACGGAACTCTAAACTTCAACAtggaaacttttactaaaatcttaAACAATTTGCATTTGTATTTTCTTAACAACAGGCACTACTTTTTTTCAACTCAttcaactattttttattaCCACTTACTATACACAAtacgatttttttcaattatttattcttCAACTgctttttgtttaactttttttataatctattttattatttacagttctagtaaaattattgtattttttataaatatacatttattataatacatacatataatgaaatattagctttattatttttgcatttaccaatttaagtaaatagtaaaaaaacagagttattttaaattatttataactttattagtgagaaaaaaaatgaacaaaatatataaaattttataaaaataattgttgtttattttatgggATTTTAAAGTGATGAAAATCattcaaatcaaataaattcaactaaaaatctagcaaaaaatgagaaatttcaaacattttaaaataataagttatttcattattacactctgattttttacacttttacacaataaaaacatgaacaaaattccacaaaaaaatacaacttttttttgaatttattttcttgtgcttgttttttaaaatgtaaaaaaatcagagtataattttccattttttgaaatgaataccatcaataaataaattttaaaaaaacaaaaattttcataaaaaaggtaatttcaaaatttttttaaacaaaacagggggaacattttaaacaagggaaattttcaaacattttatataatgtaGTAATAAGAGACAAATGCTATAAAGTACAGTTAGAATTATATTAATATAACTTATAGCAAACATTTCCCTTAAggggaaattttcttaaaactgggaaatttcaaaaatgtttaaatatttttcttattcatttaaatgtaagaaatttaaccaaaaaaaatttaaaatcttcaaaaacctaaaaatttcccttgaagggatatttttggaaacaaggaaaatttttaaaaaaaattatataattttgtagTTAGAGACAAATGCAGTAAAACTCAGTTAGAATTTTATTCATACAGCTGCCaataaaaatttcctttaaagggaaatttgtttaaacatgggaaatttcaaaaattttattatatattttttatttacataaatataaagcaaatatattaaaaattatgaatttttttcaaaaactaaaaatttcccttgaagggatatttttggaaacaagggaaatttttaaaaaatatatataatattgtaGTTAGAGGCAAATGCTCTAAAACtcagtttgaatttttttaatatagattacaacaacaattttccttaaaggaatttttttttaaataagggaaatttcaaaaattttattatatattctttatttatataaagataaagcaaattcattaaaaattatgaacttttttcaaaaactgaaaatttcccttgaagggatatttttggaaataagggaaatttttaaaaaatttatataattttgtagtTAGAGAAAAATTCTATGAATTGCATCTGGAATTTTATTCTTACGGCTTCAAatgaaaatttcccttaaaggaaaattttttttcataaagaaaatttcaaaaattttattatattttctttatttatttaaataaaaagaaaatttactaaaaattatacaaatctttcacaaaataaaaatttcccttgaagGGAATTTTTTGAAACTagggaaattttcaataaattaccAGTAATATTTACCACCCAATAAAAATGACCAATATTCGTTAAAGATTTCTTGCagattaaaattgatttttttattattttaaataaaattttaaaattaatctaaGATAATGTTTGTCTTTTgcaaatatgttttttgtttattattaaatcatTGTCTACTAATAACAGAGTACATCAAAAATGGTGAAAAActaatatattaataaattaaactataTACAACATAGTTTTTGTGTTAGTGATACATATTAAATCCTTTAAGAAAATCTgctaaatattttacttaaaacaaaaaagagctattaacaaaaatactaCACTGGcccataataaaataaaaaaaggagaaaagaagaaaaaagcTAAAATCCTAAGGCACTATtataaaatttgcaaaacatttacaaaagagtataaagaatagaaaaaaattaacaaattagctGACTAAGTTTAAGAATTATATTTATCATCACTAGTTAAAACGTTGTAGGCACAGCCTAAAGCCCAAGAGATTTCATGGCCATCGATTTTTTTgtacaactaaaaaaataaattaaaagaaaagggTTAAAATATGTATCACAagttatttttaagttaaaacaaACCTTAATCTTTTTGCCTTCACCCAAACCAAAACCTTCATGCAATAGCACCGATATATAGGTGAGATCAAAGCACATAAAAGGCTGCTCATCATTAGGTATAGCACACACCTCTTGAGCCTTTTTACGAAAAGCTTCCACTGTTATTTCACCACCCGCAAATGGATCGATTAGACCAGATTCTGTGGCTCTTTCGAAATAATAACTAAATGCCGCTATGGTATGCTGTTTCAAGGTAAATGGCTTGGGTTTAACCAAGGGCATCACCTTGCTCTTAACCAAATCCAAACAGCTATCAAAATCTACTATGGGATTTTCTTGAGTGGATTTAGCATGATCTTTGCCCGATATTTTATAAGCCACATTGCTATAAGTCCAGGTTCTATTCGAAATAATGGGATTAACACATACGGATTCGAGGCTGGTGTCTTCGTTGTTATAACCCTTGGTAAAGACAGCATGACGGGCGGCCATCAGACCCAAACCCAAATAGGAATGAGTGAAAACATTGATTTTCTTATGCAAAGTATTAACCTCATGCATGTATTTATCGTAGACGGGTACTTGTTCGGGATCAGTGGGTGAAAAGGTCACCTGTGTACTGCCACCACCCAAATCCAAAGCTGCAGCTTGATTGGTTTTCGAAAGACGTCCCAAAAGGAAATTCACTGTGAACCAGGAGAAGATGCCCTCATCAGTTCCATCCATAATTTCCACAGCATCCAATTCTACGCTAAATTCGGACTTGGTGAAGAGATTGCGAAcggcatttaaaatattttctgctTTGCTGTGTGGCAGCAGACGCAAACCGGCGGTGGCCTTTAATACTAAGGGCGTGGAAGACCATTTGTCTTTGGGTATAAAAGCACGGGCTTCGTCTAGCAATAATTTAATGGAATGAGCTCCCTTTTCGGGCGCATCAGCAAAAGAGGAGAGGCCGGGTTTGCGTTCCTTAAAAAGTTCTTCGGATAAAACTAGTTTATTATCTGAAAAGATATTTAGAATTAggaattgaataatttttaagtaaaaactaaaattgagaaataagaaatattttagaaaaagcaaTGCTGcatttttagatttaaaatttcgatttttttttgttgaaaactttCTTACCTATAAAACTACGATCGAATTTATAGGCCAAAACACGACTACCCGTTGAGCCAGCATCTATAATCACAgcatattgatttttattgtaACCCAATTTGGACGCCAATTGCACTAAAAATGGACTGGTGGTGTCAATATATAAACctagaaaaaacaaacacaattaaTACAAATTCTAGTATAGGTACCAAGGAATTGTCAATTTTCACTTACCAAAACCCACTAACAATAAAACTACTGAAATAATCAAGCataaaaatgatattttaagaCCCTTGGGTAAGCCACCGGAAGCGGATGGTTTGCGTCTAGAAGAACTTGTAGCATTAGCTTTGTCATCACTAGTGCTTAGCTGAAAATACgcaaagaaaaaacataaattaactaaagttattaatattataaaaatataatagcaAAAATGTTTGTGTGGCAAAACTCCTACCAAAACGTAgtcaaatttcatatttaaacaaagtttatattataaaataacactCCACACGTCTGAAAACAAATCTTTACAACTGTGATAAAaacattgttttgtttaaattgttcttattttatcaattgaagtattttttcaatttcttaaaattgtacgttttgtttttattattatagatGTTTGTGGTTGGCAGCAGCAGCGTTATTATGTcaaagttatattttttcagttgttcttgttcttgttgtttttgttttaaacttttttttttgagataataaactttttgtttcATTTGCCAAAGTGTTTCTTTAATTAAGAGGGAATTTAAAAAGAGAGCAAAgaataacattaaattaaagAGAAGATGATAGAAGAGATGACAAAATTGCATGGCATGTAAACTAGAGATGCCATGTTGAGTTATATTTGCATAAATGTTGTaaagaagaagaaaataaacGCTTAGATTAGAAATGTGTTAAATTAAggtaaatttaaactaatttaaggATTTTATAGTCagataaaatgaattaaaatgagaAATGAAgaagtattaaattaaattatcttaATGTGCCATTAATTATGCCATGTTGAGTTGTATTTGCATAAATGTtgtaaagaagaaaataaacgcCTAGATTAGAAATGTGTAGAATTAAGGTAAATAtaaagtttattattataaactaatttaaagatatagtcagcttaaatgaattaaaatg comes from Calliphora vicina chromosome 2, idCalVici1.1, whole genome shotgun sequence and encodes:
- the NTPase gene encoding ectonucleoside triphosphate diphosphohydrolase 5 isoform X1, which encodes MTKTDVRKRKLSTSDDKANATSSSRRKPSASGGLPKGLKISFLCLIISVVLLLVGFGLYIDTTSPFLVQLASKLGYNKNQYAVIIDAGSTGSRVLAYKFDRSFIDNKLVLSEELFKERKPGLSSFADAPEKGAHSIKLLLDEARAFIPKDKWSSTPLVLKATAGLRLLPHSKAENILNAVRNLFTKSEFSVELDAVEIMDGTDEGIFSWFTVNFLLGRLSKTNQAAALDLGGGSTQVTFSPTDPEQVPVYDKYMHEVNTLHKKINVFTHSYLGLGLMAARHAVFTKGYNNEDTSLESVCVNPIISNRTWTYSNVAYKISGKDHAKSTQENPIVDFDSCLDLVKSKVMPLVKPKPFTLKQHTIAAFSYYFERATESGLIDPFAGGEITVEAFRKKAQEVCAIPNDEQPFMCFDLTYISVLLHEGFGLGEGKKIKLYKKIDGHEISWALGCAYNVLTSDDKYNS
- the NTPase gene encoding ectonucleoside triphosphate diphosphohydrolase 5 isoform X2: MKFDYVLLSTSDDKANATSSSRRKPSASGGLPKGLKISFLCLIISVVLLLVGFGLYIDTTSPFLVQLASKLGYNKNQYAVIIDAGSTGSRVLAYKFDRSFIDNKLVLSEELFKERKPGLSSFADAPEKGAHSIKLLLDEARAFIPKDKWSSTPLVLKATAGLRLLPHSKAENILNAVRNLFTKSEFSVELDAVEIMDGTDEGIFSWFTVNFLLGRLSKTNQAAALDLGGGSTQVTFSPTDPEQVPVYDKYMHEVNTLHKKINVFTHSYLGLGLMAARHAVFTKGYNNEDTSLESVCVNPIISNRTWTYSNVAYKISGKDHAKSTQENPIVDFDSCLDLVKSKVMPLVKPKPFTLKQHTIAAFSYYFERATESGLIDPFAGGEITVEAFRKKAQEVCAIPNDEQPFMCFDLTYISVLLHEGFGLGEGKKIKLYKKIDGHEISWALGCAYNVLTSDDKYNS
- the betaggt-II gene encoding geranylgeranyl transferase type-2 subunit beta — translated: MDFTSFAKASNADATNNSGTDSTKTPEELHFWKHVEYIENHGKDQDDYEYCMTEFLRMSGIYWGVTALDIMNQLDRLDRPSIIEFIKRCQCPTTGGFAPCEGHDPHILYTLSAVQILCIYDALQEIDCEAVVKYVVSLQQIDGSFFGDRWGEVDTRFSFCAVAILTLLKKDLGCTIDVEKAVQFVMLCCNQTDGGFGSKPGAESHAGLIYCCVGFLSLTQRLHLLDVDKLGWWLCERQLPSGGLNGRPEKLPDVCYSWWVLASLTIMGRLHWISAEKLKQFILSCQDNETGGFADRTGNLPDIFHTLFGIGALSLLGFDGLKPINPTLCMPQYVMDRLDIKPQILERP